The Vibrio tubiashii DNA window ATTTCTTTTTGTATATTGGTAGTTTGCTCTACTAAGCCATTTACGCTCCTCCAGTAAATGGCTCTTTTTGTTTGATTCTAAAAACTAGAAAGCGAGTTATTCGATCAATCGAACCACTAGCGAACCCGGTGCACGAACCGATTCGACGTTATGGCTGATCACGGTTCCGCTTGTAGGTGAATAGTAGGTTTGAATCTCATCACCGAAGCTATTGTATTGAGTAGCAAGCTTTTGCCCTTGTTCGACACTTTGCAACAACTCAACATGACAAATTACAAAGCCACCTTGCTCAGCCCTCACGCTAGTGATGGTATTTCCCTCAACGCATTGCTCTTGTGTTGCCTGTACCTCTCCTTCAAGCATCTCGTAAGAGCGCAGTACATTCAAAACGCCCAACGTTGCTCTATCAACCATCTCTAAATCGGTATAACGACCCACACCCACTTCAATAGTGATGGAAGGAATATCGGCGCGATTATAAACCGTTTCAAGAATGCCAGGGTCACCGGGGTCATTAAGAATCACATCAGGGTTGATCAGCCTCGCCATCCGAATCGCATCATCAATTCGGTAATCGGCAAACGCATAAAGTGGATACGCACTACCACTGGTTTGAGAGTGGAGATCAATCGCGAGATCGGCATTGGGCTTGAGTAAATTTTCCCATAGGCTATAGGCATAGCGACTGGCATCATCGCCACTTGGGTTGCCAGGAAAAATTCGGTTGAGGTTCGCAGAAGAACTGTCTGGCGCAGCAGAGTGAAAATCACGACTATGGCGGGCAATGCCCGATAAGTTAACCGCTGGAACGATAGTAACGCAGCCAGCAATCGCTTTGCCCTCTAACTCTCGGGCAAGCTTTTGCGCGGTTAAAATCCCATTTTGCTCATCGCCATGCACGCCTGCCGTAATCACAATACGCTTTCCGGGCTTCGCCCCTTTGAACACTCTCACGGGCAATGTTTGCGGATGACCAATCGCGTCCGTTGCTACCGCAAACCAGAATTTATGCTCTCCCGCCTCAAGCGCGTTGACGTCTAGCGCTTGAATGGTTGGGTACATAGGCACAATACATTCATTGAGTGGCTTGGTCATTTTACTCTCCATCTTGATACAGCCTCTGACGAATTACACTTGAGCGACCAGTTTTTGCATTAGACGAATCAACTCATCACGCTCTTCTGATTCTAGCGAACTAAGAATATCTTGATTGATGCCTACTGGAATGGGTAGGAGCTTCTCTCTCAATGCACGCCCTTCATCAGTCAGGTAGATACGAAAAGAGCGACGACTATTGGGATCAACTTGTCTTTCAACAAGCCCGAGGTTTTCGAGCTTGTCGAGCGTTCTTGTAGTAGTCGAGTTTTCTACCTTAGACTTCTGCGCAATCTCGCGCTGGGTCACGCCCTCTGCTTCCCATAAGCACATCAACGGAGGCCACAATGCTATCGTCAGGCCATGTTTCTTTAGTTCAGTATCTAGCTTTTTGGCAGCATCATTGGCGACCACATTAATCAACCAACCAAAACTACGTTGTCTATCGAACTTTTCACTCATTTACAACTTACTCACTATGAGAATGCAACTATTGCCATGGTAACTGATGTTGCTACAACTAGCACTAATAAAGCGCGCCATTGAGAAACCAACAATACACTCCCTGATTCATTTAGAAAGGTTTGTTTACCGGTGACCATCGCCCAAGTCAGTGGTTTGGAGCGCAACTTGTAGAACACAATCGCACCAACATGTAGAGCCACTAACGCAGGTAAAAGATTTGCCAACAGTAAGTGCGCACTTTCCAATAGAGAGAATACTGAATCCGTTAGCCAGACTTCAGCATACGGCAAATTATCAAGCAATCCCGCCAAGGCCATTCCTGAAATACATTGAACAAGTAAAGCGCAAAGCAAGGTGAGCACCATCCATCCACCCGCTGGGTTATGACCTGGTCGCGATGGCTCCCTGCCCAATAAGTAGTTGAATACACGCTTTGGTGAGCGCAGAAACTGCCTAAAGCGACTCGTTTCACTGCCAACAAACCCCCAAACTATCCGCCATACGATCAAGGTCATCATAGCTAAACCTAACTGGACGTGCGGTCCATTACCGGAAAAACCACTCGCCATAAGCGCAACAAAAAGTCCTGCTTGAGCCCAATGATATAGGCGTGTTGATAGATCCCATACTTTCATTTGATACCTCTTCAATTACTGTTTAATTATTTCATTCGCATTAATTTACACAGCAATAGTTGCAATTGCAACTATTGCTGTGTAAATTAAACCCAACAACACGCAATGATCGAAAATGATCAAACGATAAGAAGAGACGACCAATATGAACAAAGTCATGATCAGCCTATTGTGCTCAACCCCATTACTGGTGAACGCGCAAGACTACTCGCAACAAATTGAACAAAGGCAACACGCTTTTGAACAAGTAGAAACATTAGTTAAGAGTGCGAATCGCACCTTAGATGAGTCACAAACCGATTGGGATAAGCTTCAAGCCACAAGCTTAGAGTTAAGCAATCACAGCCAAGCCCTATTAACCCTTTTTCCTGCTGGCAGCCAACAAGGCAGTAAGGCTAAAGACAGCGTGTGGAGCAAACCCGAGAAATTTAATCAACTGTTGCTGCAAATGGATCAAGGTTTTGCAGAGCTTTATCAGGCTAGTCAGCAGCAAAGTCCTTCCCTCGCAGAGTCTGGCTTAGACGCCGCGCAAAAAACCTGTAAAAGCTGCCACCGAAGCTACCGCTCGCGCTGGTAATCCCCCACATACGATAACTTATCCAAATTACATAGAGGAACATGACATGAAAGCACTAACTACCGTAGCACTCATCACATCACTTTTTGCTTCAACTTTTACAATCGCGGCAGACTTCGGTGTCTCGCTCGAATGGAACACCGATAACGCAGAGGAAGTTCTTAACACCATGCCAGAGCAAAAAGCAGCCTTTGGCAAACTCGTGGAACAAGGTGAAATCAAAGATATGTTCGTGTCTCGTAGCCAGATTGATGACCGCTCAGTACAGATGCTGCGCTTTGTTATCGAAGCCGAAAGCCCAGAGCAAGTAGAACAAAAACTGAAGGATTTACCGCTGTATAAAAAAGAGTTGGTCAAAATAGCAAATATTCAGCCAATGGGCTCAAAATGGTTAGATAACACACCAGTTTACAACAACTATGGAGTAACAATTACATGGAAAAAAGGGATAGAAGCACTAGAGATGGATCGTGTACTAGGCATCGACTTGCAACGTGTCATCAGTCTAAATCAGGCGGGGCTCGTCACGTCATCTTACCTAGATACACAAGAGCTTAACGACGGAATTGTCCGCCCAATTTACTCCGTTGCCTTTCTTGCTAAAGACGCACAACATGCTCAAGAGTTGAGTAAACAGTTTGAAGCCGTGATGCTTGGCTACGCGACGATTCAAGTTCAACACTTGGGTCACAAAATAAAGATTCAGTAAAACCAAAATGGGTCACATTGCAGTGACCCATTTTTCTTTAACTCTCTTTCGTTGAGGTGACAATAACACTAAACAGAATCAGTGCCCCACCAACCACCTGTAACAAGCTCAATGACTCCTGCAACCACACCATAGCGAATATCGCACCAAACAAAGGCTCACTGCCCATCAGCAAAGAAACACGTGTCGGTGACGTTCTGCGCACCGCATAGTTTTGAACATAGAAGGCAAACAAAGTACAAAACAACACTAGGTAAGCCACTGTAATCCAAAACTCGGTACTGGTTGGGATAACAAATTCAGATGCAGGTAAGTACGCCATAGCAGCGAATATCGCAACACCAGCGACCACCAGCGATTGGAGTGACGTAAGCGTGCTGGTGGTAATTTCTTTTCCTTCGGTAAAGCGCTTAGTGAGTGTCACCATTAAAGCTCTAAGCAATGCTGCTCCAAGGATAAAATAGTCACCGGTATTGAGGGACAATTCGATACCTTGGTTACTGGTTAGCAACAAGACGCCTACCACACTGCACAAGGTTAAACCCCATAAGGTATTGCTGACTCGTTTCTTATTGATTATCAACTCGGCGAAGGCCGTCAGTATCACCGATAAGCTAATCAAAAACGCCGCATTTGATGCTGAGGTTTGAGAAACCCCGAACACTTCGCAGAAAAAAATCGCCGATAGGATAAAGCCGGTCGGTATGGCAATCTTCCAGTCTTTATTGAGCCCGCGGCGAAAGTCTCGAATCACTACAGGTAGCATACATAGAAAAGTGATCGAGAAACGAATCGAAATGAAAACTAAAACGCTGGTGTAAACAAGAGCACTCTTAGTCAGTCCATAACTTGTGCCCCAAAAAACTGCGACGAGCAGCAGCAATGATTCGGTTAACGGAAACTTAAAACTTCCTTTTTTTAATTGACCCGTAGCCGTTGTCATCTTATTCCTCCATTTTTGTAAAAGCGATAACGAGCACATCCCTGTACGCGCATTTATCTATACTGTTTGGCGTGATGGCGGTCACTTCATGCATGGTCTTCTCATCATCAGCAAGCACCACATCAAATGTTTTATCCAGCGTCAGGGATTCCAGAGTGTTACCCTTTTCGTCTGTGATCGTGGTTTCACCGCCAGACACATTGATCTTATTGATCATCAGTGACGCTATGTAGGTCACGCCATCACGATGTAACCCTTCTGGGGTTGGCTCACCTTGTTCAATTTCATCAGCGATGATTCGATAAGGGTGTAAGCGAATATTCCAATCTGTTGCTTGTCCTTCAGCCAAGTCATACACGTCACTTAATAACAGCAATAATCTCTCTAGAATTGGCGATGTAACAAAGCGATCCGTTAAAGGCTCAAAGTGGCGCTCAATGTCACCATTCAATGAGTTGATATAAGAAGGCTGCACATAAGGCTCATGGGGCAACATTGAAATCTGCTTACCACCTTTTGCTTTTAGGAACTGACCATATCGACGGTAACGATACGCCCCGCCATCTGCCATATAGCGATCACGCTCTAGGTGATTCCAACAGTTTTTAAATCGAATCACCTCGTCTACATTGGTTGTCAGCAGATTGGTCATCTGCTTGCCACTGACAAAAACATAACTATTTTGACTGAGTATCTGAGCAATAACCGAAGCATGACGCTCGATAGGCTTTTTCACCGTTTCCATATAGGCCACCTCGCAACTACACCGTTTGTTGTTGTTTTTTTAATGATGAGGGAGAGAGTGTACGCAAACTTCTTTTATGAGCGGTTTGCACCTCCCATGCATCTCTATCACGTAGATACTTAGGCTCATCTGCAACTATGCTTGTCGCAAGAACATGTCCTCGTGATAGTGAGAATAAAACACTGCCAGAGACACGCTCGGCAGTGTGAGCGATGAACGCATAGCTTGAGCTCTGCAACATGCTTCCCCAACGGCCTTCAACCGCTTCTTGAGTCCACATTTCATTGTGCATTGCTTTCGCTTTGAGAACATCGGTAGGTAAAGTTGCTGTTTCCAACAACTTATATGCTTTCATAAGGATGTGTGCAGCGGGTGCTTCGCGCACCTCTAAGACTTTTTCATCCTCATCTAGGTGGTCGAAACCTACATATCGACCGATTTCATACGCGCCAACGTGGTTGTTAATGAAAGCAATTAGTTCTTTAAGGTTTATCGGTAAATCGTTGATGGTTACCGGATACCCCTTACGAAAACCTATTTTGATTTGATGGTTATCAAGCTGCTTAGCTGGATTCC harbors:
- a CDS encoding succinylglutamate desuccinylase/aspartoacylase family protein, with product MTKPLNECIVPMYPTIQALDVNALEAGEHKFWFAVATDAIGHPQTLPVRVFKGAKPGKRIVITAGVHGDEQNGILTAQKLARELEGKAIAGCVTIVPAVNLSGIARHSRDFHSAAPDSSSANLNRIFPGNPSGDDASRYAYSLWENLLKPNADLAIDLHSQTSGSAYPLYAFADYRIDDAIRMARLINPDVILNDPGDPGILETVYNRADIPSITIEVGVGRYTDLEMVDRATLGVLNVLRSYEMLEGEVQATQEQCVEGNTITSVRAEQGGFVICHVELLQSVEQGQKLATQYNSFGDEIQTYYSPTSGTVISHNVESVRAPGSLVVRLIE
- a CDS encoding MarR family winged helix-turn-helix transcriptional regulator, translated to MSEKFDRQRSFGWLINVVANDAAKKLDTELKKHGLTIALWPPLMCLWEAEGVTQREIAQKSKVENSTTTRTLDKLENLGLVERQVDPNSRRSFRIYLTDEGRALREKLLPIPVGINQDILSSLESEERDELIRLMQKLVAQV
- a CDS encoding cytochrome b/b6 domain-containing protein is translated as MKVWDLSTRLYHWAQAGLFVALMASGFSGNGPHVQLGLAMMTLIVWRIVWGFVGSETSRFRQFLRSPKRVFNYLLGREPSRPGHNPAGGWMVLTLLCALLVQCISGMALAGLLDNLPYAEVWLTDSVFSLLESAHLLLANLLPALVALHVGAIVFYKLRSKPLTWAMVTGKQTFLNESGSVLLVSQWRALLVLVVATSVTMAIVAFS
- a CDS encoding c-type cytochrome — encoded protein: MNKVMISLLCSTPLLVNAQDYSQQIEQRQHAFEQVETLVKSANRTLDESQTDWDKLQATSLELSNHSQALLTLFPAGSQQGSKAKDSVWSKPEKFNQLLLQMDQGFAELYQASQQQSPSLAESGLDAAQKTCKSCHRSYRSRW
- a CDS encoding DMT family transporter, with protein sequence MTTATGQLKKGSFKFPLTESLLLLVAVFWGTSYGLTKSALVYTSVLVFISIRFSITFLCMLPVVIRDFRRGLNKDWKIAIPTGFILSAIFFCEVFGVSQTSASNAAFLISLSVILTAFAELIINKKRVSNTLWGLTLCSVVGVLLLTSNQGIELSLNTGDYFILGAALLRALMVTLTKRFTEGKEITTSTLTSLQSLVVAGVAIFAAMAYLPASEFVIPTSTEFWITVAYLVLFCTLFAFYVQNYAVRRTSPTRVSLLMGSEPLFGAIFAMVWLQESLSLLQVVGGALILFSVIVTSTKES
- a CDS encoding 2OG-Fe dioxygenase family protein; its protein translation is METVKKPIERHASVIAQILSQNSYVFVSGKQMTNLLTTNVDEVIRFKNCWNHLERDRYMADGGAYRYRRYGQFLKAKGGKQISMLPHEPYVQPSYINSLNGDIERHFEPLTDRFVTSPILERLLLLLSDVYDLAEGQATDWNIRLHPYRIIADEIEQGEPTPEGLHRDGVTYIASLMINKINVSGGETTITDEKGNTLESLTLDKTFDVVLADDEKTMHEVTAITPNSIDKCAYRDVLVIAFTKMEE